One region of Wyeomyia smithii strain HCP4-BCI-WySm-NY-G18 chromosome 3, ASM2978416v1, whole genome shotgun sequence genomic DNA includes:
- the LOC129729317 gene encoding ras guanine nucleotide exchange factor R-like, which translates to MELEHLADDELDFEWRIRGLKETKGQDKLGKLTRLRQVLKNKSVSLPTTSSHIMSDVDNIYQCQARLQNILLNVEMAIRQNNAEQLKMCRSRLMHYQLRLSLITDSLIVANANKSLAKIKQTLARIQDFLMNQPTTNSEVKGDAGDVAGDAETLQKLENPQLQSSMKESQQTQEQIQNQEPPQQQTAEQILMQQQREANQQLQHQLEDERRKLHQLQLQLQQEQQLLSRQQQQQHESHQWEQWQNQQEQMHQQQVQQLQLQQQELQHRLQQERAKRQQLENQMGHLQQQQQNFSQQQEPGLLHSIPGVDQLPHDLRNDFMRFLRTQHRPNTPRSSGQAQSSDRFTQPVHKWPFEYAGQPNIIQLGEFLNQVNTYADTEGIEEQTLLRSIKHLLKGRALQWYTRSYLHLTNWEVFKSEIKQEFLPPNYSEIIKQDLYLRFQGPNESFTTFYRDLVAAFEIVEPAISETERLFIVKSHLNSDYTPIAAASRVSTVRELVTVCKDFEVSRSYSMRGRSATTYRSLWNKPEQRPGTNRMDIPNRPSFNRQPHYTAQINSMELSSELEENLNPQDILEREMLQHDIALRNEVDSNNVEEVNALRLQNNSRERPAMNPHPPTSGEQRTREWTPSIICWQCEKPGHTYPNCPNPKHYLFCYSCGRKGCTTRNCEACISRWRQLDSTNGPQHPGNRSWENPQ; encoded by the exons ATGGAGCTCGAGCACTTGGCAGACGATGAGCTGGACTTTGAGTGGAGGATACGAGGATTAAAGGAGACAAAAGGACAGGACAAATTAGGAAAACTAACACGGCTGCGtcaagttttgaaaaacaagtCGGTTTCCTTGCCGACAACTTCTAGTCACATTATGTCCGACGTAGATAATATTTACCAATGCCAAGCAAGGTTACAAAATATTCTGTTAAACGTCGAAATGGCCATCAGGCAAAACAATGCAGAACAATTGAAGATGTGCCGATCGAGATTAATGCACTATCAGCTTCGTCTCTCCCTAATTACCGATAGCTTGATCGTAGCAAATGCAAACAAATCGTTGGCTAAAATCAAGCAAACGTTAGCAAGAATTCAAGACTTTTTGATGAATCAGCCAACCACAAACTCAGAGGTAAAAGGCGATGCGGGTGACGTTGCGGGTGACGCGGAAACGTTACAAAAACTGGAGAATCCTCAACTGCAATCAAGTATGAAGGAATCCCAACAAACGCAGGAACAGATTCAAAATCAGGAGCCACCGCAGCAGCAAACGGCAGAACAAATTCTGATGCAGCAACAGCGTGAGGCAAACCAACAGCTTCAGCATCAACTCGAAGACGAAAGGCGAAAACTGCACCAATTGCAGTTGCAATTGCAACAAGAGCAACAGTTGCTCTCAcggcaacagcaacaacagcacgAGAGTCATCAGTGGGAACAGTGGCAGAATCAACAGGAGCAGATGCATCAACAGCAAGTACAACagttgcaactgcagcaacaggagctgcagcatcgtttgcaACAAGAAAGAGCAAAGCGGCAACAGCTGGAAAACCAGATGGGACAtctacaacaacagcagcaaaatttcAGTCA GCAACAGGAACCAGGGCTATTGCATTCAATTCCAGGAGTAGATCAGCTACCTCATGATCTCAGGAATGATTTTATGCGTTTCTTGCGAACACAACATAGACCAAACACACCACGCTCTAGTGGACAAGCACAAAGTTCGGATAGGTTTACACAACCAGTACACAAATGGCCTTTCGAATATGCGGGTCAACCCAATATCATACAATTGGGCGAATTCCTAAACCAAGTAAACACATACGCGGACACCGAAGGAATTGAGGAGCAAACCCTCCTGCGTTCTATCAAGCATTTGCTGAAGGGGAGAGCTCTTCAATGGTACACACGATCTTACTTGCACCTAACCAATTGGGAGGTGTTCAAATCGGAAATTAAACAGGAATTTCTACCACCAAATTATTCCGAGATCATCAAGCAAGACTTATATCTGCGGTTTCAAGGCCCAAACGAATCATTCACCACGTTTTACAGGGACCTAGTAGCCGCCTTCGAAATTGTAGAGCCAGCAATTTCAGAGACAGAAAGACTATTTATCGTAAAATCTCACCTAAATTCAGACTACACCCCCATAGCAGCAGCCTCCAGAGTTAGCACAGTTAGAGAATTGGTCACAGTCTGTAAAGACTTCGAAGTGTCGCGATCTTACTCCATGCGAGGTAGATCTGCTACAACTTATCGTTCACTTTGGAACAAACCAGAACAGCGTCCGGGGACAAACAGGATGGACATTCCTAACCGGCCATCGTTCAACCGGCAACCGCATTACACAGCACAAATCAACTCAATGGAACTCAGCTCGGAActagaagaaaatttgaacccgCAGGACATTCTAGAACGCGAAATGCTTCAACACGATATTGCTCTACGTAATGAGGTAGATTCTAACAATGTGGAGGAAGTGAACGCACTGCGTTTACAGAATAACTCTAGAGAAAGGCCCGCAATGAATCCACATCCACCAACCAGTGGAGAGCAACGTACAAGGGAATGGACACCAAGCATCATATGTTGGCAGTGTGAAAAACCTGGTCACACTTATCCAAATTGTCCCAACCCGAAACATTACCTTTTCTGCTACAGTTGTGGAAGAAAAGGTTGCACTACTCGCAATTGCGAAGCATGTATCTCGAGATGGAGACAGCTAGATTCGACAAATGGTCCGCAGCATCCGGGAAACCGCAGTTGGGAGAACCCTCAATGA